The Brienomyrus brachyistius isolate T26 unplaced genomic scaffold, BBRACH_0.4 scaffold55, whole genome shotgun sequence genome includes a region encoding these proteins:
- the LOC125724131 gene encoding uncharacterized protein LOC125724131, translating to MTRNKRIAKAVSWSNDRYWATWDKWMEVIDWEDEEELCSPAESPSDQADRSIVSHTRKPIAKAVSWTDDVYWAAWDKWDEIICWGEEGECSPATPPINQPGRDKGLDMHGLEVFLLNERTVSIKPADDHQDRLKIGAVVVDLCQFELDGVNDKFEIVEIQIGEVKLEETAERGFNSEFELEIMDVEIEVVDSEFQLNALNWEIAGTKVDKLLVEHLNITNLEAGSVKVSTSNGNVVYVNGM from the exons atgacgag aaacaaacgaattgcaaaagctgtcagctggagcaacgatcgatactgggcaacttgggacaagtggatggaagtgattgactgggaagatgaggaagagctgtgctccccagcagaatcaccctctgaccaggctgaccgttccatcgtgtcacacacccgaaagccaattgccaaggcagttagctggacggatgatgtgtattgggcagcctgggacaagtgggatgagatcatctgctggggtgaagaaggagagtgctccccagcaactccacccatcaaccagcctgggagggataaggggttagacatgcatgggttagaggtttttctgttaaatgaaaggacagtctccataaagcctgcagatgaccaccaagacaggctgaaaataggagccgtagtggtcgacctctgccagtttgagctagatggtgtaaatgataaatttgaaattgtcgaaatacaaattggagaggtcaaattggaggagactgcagagaggggttttaattcagaatttgaattggaaattatggatgtggagatagaggttgtagacagtgaattccagctgaatgctcttaattgggaaattgctggaactaaagtggacaaattattagtggaacacctgaacataactaatctagaagcaggcagtgtgaaggtgtccacatcaaatgggaatgtggtatatgtcaatggtatgtga